The genome window CGGTTGAGCACATCAAGGAAGCTGCTGCTGTAATGGGCCAGTACTGTAATATCATCGGCATCCGCTCGTTCCCGAAACTGCAGGACAGAGAAGAAGACTACAGCGAAGACCTACTGAACAAATTCATTTCTTATGCCAATGTTCCGGTTGTAAGCCTGGAGTCAGCTACGCGCCACCCACTGCAAAGCCTTGCCGACCTGGTAACTATAACCGAACAAAAACCAGCTGGTAAGAAGCCGAAAGTAGTGTTAACCTGGGCTCCGCACGTGAAATCGATTCCGCAATGCGTATCTAACTCTTTTGCCGAGTGGATGCAGCAGGCCGATGTAGAACTGGTAATTACAAACCCGGAAGGCTACGATCTAGCAGATGAATTTACAAAAGGCTCTACCGTACTGCACAACCAGGATGAAGCGCTAAAAGATGCTGACTTTGTATATGTAAAGAACTGGTCGAGCTACGAGCAGTATGGCAAGGTGCTGACAGATGGTGAAGGCTGGATGATGACCAACGAAAAGCTGACTCTAACCAACAATGCCAAAGTAATGCACTGCCTGCCGGTACGCCGTAACGTAGAGCTAAGCGACGAGATCCTGGACGGAGCAAACTCACTGGTACTGGAGCAGGCTAATAACCGCACTTATGCTGCTCAGGCAGTACTTAAGCGCATGC of Pontibacter deserti contains these proteins:
- a CDS encoding Rossmann-fold NAD(P)-binding domain-containing protein, which encodes MKKYTSVHDVTDVSSLVKEALHLKENPYKYKSLGENKTLGLIFLNPSLRTRLSTQKAGQNLGMNVLVMNLDKEGWALETQDGAIMNGTTVEHIKEAAAVMGQYCNIIGIRSFPKLQDREEDYSEDLLNKFISYANVPVVSLESATRHPLQSLADLVTITEQKPAGKKPKVVLTWAPHVKSIPQCVSNSFAEWMQQADVELVITNPEGYDLADEFTKGSTVLHNQDEALKDADFVYVKNWSSYEQYGKVLTDGEGWMMTNEKLTLTNNAKVMHCLPVRRNVELSDEILDGANSLVLEQANNRTYAAQAVLKRMLESLK